From Podospora bellae-mahoneyi strain CBS 112042 chromosome 3, whole genome shotgun sequence, the proteins below share one genomic window:
- a CDS encoding hypothetical protein (MEROPS:MER0033274; EggNog:ENOG503P2EX; COG:V) gives MGSMAAVLDTSAAPAGSAQQRVAPQLPTTARLFHATCAFAVQKLLLPPWIFLRTVKTYIISPGETYPDQIKAYPALKHLPIRIFLPPGYDRTSSKRFPVLLTIHGGGFVLGNPWDNDPWNRAFSSKHGYLVVSLNYSKAPGSPFPKPVYDLEALIQLVLADTTLPIDYDRIAIAGWSAGANLTLAVSQLDTVKLHVKAVAPLYPVVDFVPSQETKCAGRRYKPDLGGFRGKDKDFLLAMSPTFNWAYLNPGTDLHDTLLSPAHAKREALPKNIFMIGCELDMLAPEAWRMICSLAGKRVPREDEVVGRQMTAKEGELITGNDDRYAWEEVIKMDGGARYKWLLVPDQVHGFDQDSIGHMVGNDVKCLKDAKMKTDKVIEIIGAWLDDVMDVDK, from the exons ATGGGTTCCATGGCAGCTGTGCTAGACACCTCCGCCGCGCCCGCTGGCAGCGCTCAGCAACGCGTGGCACCACAGCTGCCCACCACTGCCCGCCTATTCCATGCGACCTGTGCCTTTGCGGTGCAGAAGCTCTTGCTGCCCCCATGGATCTTCCTAAGAACGGTGAAGACCTACATCATCTCACCTGGGGAAACGTACCCCGACCAGATCAAAGCATACCCTGCTCTGAAGCATTTACCCATCCG AATCTTCCTACCCCCAGGCTATGACCGGACCAGCAGCAAACGCTTCCCTGTGCTCCTCACCATCCACGGCGGTGGCTTCGTCCTGGGCAACCCCTGGGACAATGACCCCTGGAATCGCGCCTTCTCCAGCAAGCACGGCTATCTCGTCGTATCACTCAACTACAGCAAGGCACCTGgctccccttttcccaagCCCGTATACGACCTCGAAGCCCTCATCCAGCTTGTCTTAGCCGACACAACACTGCCCATCGACTACGACAGGATCGCCATAGCAGGCTGGTCAGCAGGCGCCAACTTGACTCTGGCAGTCTCCCAGCTCGACACCGTCAAGCTCCACGTCAAAGCCGTTGCCCCTCTCTATCCCGTGGTTGACTTTGTCCCCAGTCAAGAAACAAAGTGTGCCGGCCGCCGCTACAAGCCCGATCTTGGCGGATTCCGCGGTAAAGATAAGGACTTTCTGCTCGCCATGTCGCCGACATTCAACTGGGCTTATCTCAACCCCGGCACTGACTTGCATGACACACTCCTCAGCCCAGCACACGCCAAGAGGGAAGCACTCCCCAAAAACATTTTTATGATTGGCTGCGAGCTGGACATGTTGGCTCCTGAGGcgtggaggatgatttgCAGTCTGGCTGGCAAGCGTGTGCCgagagaggatgaggtggtcGGAAGGCAGATGACGGcaaaggagggagagctgaTCACGGGCAATGATGATCGGTATGCCTGGGAAGAGGTGATCAAGATGGATGGAGGGGCGAGATACaagtggttgttggttccGGATCAGGTGCATGGGTTTGATCAAGACAGCATTGGGCACATGGTGGGCAATGATGTGAAGTGCTTGAAGGATgccaagatgaagacggACAAGGTGATTGAGATTATTGGGGCTTGGCTGGATGATGTTATGGATGTTGAcaagtga
- a CDS encoding hypothetical protein (EggNog:ENOG503PDFY): MESNNSTLRLARQMAGGCLVVHRAAQRVCPLLSHEDVRAVRETRLEALNEDGEKIVSWATARGHWPILDFLVAPPSSQILLHTYPLFISVTFCFVLPCCVLGHGWLCACTWTILSKISNYPKRHSVSANLWTKTGPHGRSLLHHHTTIAIRPDTKMMPSTPFLPPNGAGDEKAHFHRLMLLVHSSLWLSTVAVIVLTSSLKTWTTNAHYLTFSLLVASPPFLLPLFFPFRPGPAAIDNAPSSGPSFHHYTSSYAIKFNVYIALLVFFGTYFGTAYFFQLMSMRYTFPGFLPTFDSDVLRREVTHTVPAFLYPLTHAYFISYYSLLLVLYEYISPRRPLARLGTVLALSYMLAFAETWFMASDLMTEWFAYGDRSKMLKVGSWGYASYFLAGLPMLRRLDPRWGWERVVIEAGACCYGVMVLLEIWGKVTGGV, from the exons GGCGAGGCAAATGGCCGGTGGATGTCTGGTCGTCCACCGAGCTGCTCAACGAGTTTGCCCGCTTCTGAGTCATGAGGACGTTCGCGCCGTCCGGGAAACCCGCCTGGAAGCGCTGAACGAGGACGGGGAGAAGATTGTGTCTTGGGCGACGGCACGCGGCCACTGGCCGATTTTGGACTTTTTGGTCGCT CCGCCGAGCTCGCAAATCCTTTTACATACCTATCCCTTATTTATATCTGTtactttttgttttgtgttgCCTTGCTGTGTGCTTGGACATGGATGGCTTTGTGCTTGCACTTGGACGATACTCTCCAAGATCTCCAATTACCCCAAACGGCATAGTGTCTCTGCTAATCTCTGGACAAAAACAGGACCTCACGGCCGCtcgctcctccaccaccacaccaccatcgccatccgCCCCGACACCAAAATGATGCCCTCGACCCCTTTCTTGCCACCTAACGGGGCGGGCGACGAGAAAGCCCACTTCCACCGCCTCATGCTCCTCGTCCACTCCTCTCTCTGGCTCTCCACTGTCGCCGTGATTgtcctcacctcctccctgaaGACATGGACAACAAACGCCCACtacctcaccttctccctcctcgtcgcctcGCCGCCCTTTCTCCtacccctcttcttcccctttcgCCCCGGGCCCGCTGCCATCGACAATGCCCCCTCCAGCGGGCCGTCTTTTCATCATTACACCTCATCCTACGCCATCAAATTCAACGTGTATATCGCCCTGctcgtcttcttcggcacCTACTTTGGCACAGCCTACTTCTTCCAACTAATGTCCATGAGATACACCTTCCCAGGCTTCCTCCCAACCTTTGACAGCGACGTCCTCCGCCGCGAGGTCACGCACACCGTCCCCGCATTCCTCTACCCCCTAACCCACGCCTACTTCATCAGTTATTActccttgttgttggttttgtaCGAGTACATCTCCCCAAGAAGGCCCCTCGCAAGGCTGGGGACAGTCCTCGCCCTAAGTTACATGCTGGCGTTTGCGGAGACGTGGTTCATGGCTTCGGATTTGATGACAGAGTGGTTCGCCTATGGTGATCGATCCAAAATGTTGAAGGTGGGATCGTGGGGGTACGCGAGTTATTTCCTTGCTGGATTGCCAATGTTACGGAGGTTGGATCCgaggtggggatgggaaagggttgTCATTGAGGCGGGGGCGTGCTGTTATGGGGTTATGGTACTGCTGGAGATCTGGGGGAAGGTGACGGGGGGGGTTTGA
- a CDS encoding hypothetical protein (EggNog:ENOG503P7QJ), whose translation MNRLTARVLLAQATPMSRRLAIPVITGVRPGRSYGDVSSPKAAEQASAESGGSRSKEAIEQDAVQKGEGEGSSGAGFVPDQLAQGGAKGRTGGGEPLESSHHPPAQPKISNSSVPGNKPNLTKEQQEEVDAHNAEFEKKHGRAAKANDDKVNKAFWSGRGDRNIKGAADE comes from the coding sequence atgaacCGCCTCACCGCGCGCGTTTTGCTTGCCCAGGCTACTCCAATGTCCCGCAGACTGGCAATTCCAGTCATCACCGGCGTGAGACCGGGCCGATCTTACGGCGATGTTTCTTCCCCTAAGGCGGCGGAGCAGGCTAGCGCTGAAAGCGGCGGTTCTCGCAGCAAGGAAGCCATCGAGCAGGATGCCGTCCAGAAAGGCGAGGGCGAAGGCTCGTCTGGAGCCGGCTTTGTCCCCGACCAACTCGCCCAAGGTGGCGCTAAGGGCCGCACCGGTGGAGGAGAACCGTTGGAGAGCTCGCACCATCCCCCGGCCCAACCAAAGATCAGCAACTCCAGCGTTCCTGGCAACAAGCCCAACCTGACCaaagagcaacaagaagaggtCGATGCTCACAACgccgagtttgagaagaagcacgGCCGAGCCGCCAAGGCCAATGAtgacaaggtcaacaaggcGTTCTGGAGTGGTAGAGGTGATCGCAATATCAAGGGGGCTGCGGATGAGTAG